A single region of the Phosphitispora fastidiosa genome encodes:
- a CDS encoding RQC domain-containing protein, producing the protein MADLGRYRSCRKAFHDTISTYGIGRDHSHDYWVSIFRQLIHKG; encoded by the coding sequence TTGGCGGATCTAGGCAGATATCGCAGTTGCCGCAAGGCTTTTCACGATACAATTTCCACTTATGGCATTGGTCGTGACCACAGCCATGATTACTGGGTGAGTATTTTCCGCCAGTTAATTCATAAAGGCA